CCGGCGTGGTAAGTTGTTTAGCTTGGCTTCCACTGCTTGGATATCACTAGGGCCTAAAGTATCCATGGACAGGCCCTTAGGCACATCACGACGGATCATTCGATTATGCGCCTCATTTGTGCCTCGTTCTGAAGAGCGGTAAGGGTGGGCATAATAAAGGTCGGCAACCCCGTCAAGCACCGTCCCCGCCGCTGCGAATTCTGCCCCGTTGTCAGCGGTAACGGACTTCATGATGTGTCCATATTCTTGGCAGATCTTAGCCAGTTCGTAGTTGACTGAATCGGCGTCACGGCCATCAATCAAACGCAGGATCTGACAGCGAGATTGGCGCTCGATCAGCGTTAGAATAACACTTTCTTGGCCGTTACGTTTACCGACTACGGTATCCAACTCAAAGTGACCGAACTCCTGACGCTGGTCAATACTTTCAGGCCGATCTTCGATACTCCGTCCGGCCAGACGCTTATGCTTGGGTGAATGGTGGTGTTTAGTGCGGCGCCGATTTTTTTCGAGCAGATCAAGATTACGGACTTCAAGTAGTTGCGCATCGATATAGTGGTATAACGTCTTGGTCGAAACCATCTCCTCAGGTTGATATAAGCCTTCAAGTTTAGCACGGCCCACCGCGGCATCAGGCGACCAACCGTCTTGGTGCAAATGGGCCGTAAAGTAGTGGATAAAGTCAGCGACACCAGCGAGTTTCAAAGGTCGATGACAGGACATTCGGTTAGCTTCGTATTTGGCCTGTGCCGCTTCTGGCGAGTACTCGCGGTGATATTGCCGTTGACCGTTCACTTTTTTAACTTGGTCGATCTCACCACGGCGTAGTTCATTACTGATTGTTTGATGACAAACACCGATAACTCTAGCAATTGCGCGGTTAGAGTATCCTTGGCTGTGTAGCGTGGCGATTCTGCCGCGCTCAAATGAAGTTAGGTGGTGACCTTTTTCTCGGACTGTGGTATTCTGTTCTTGCATCAAGACAATAACCTCTTTCATTTTTGTGTTGGAACATCAATGATAACAGAGATTTGTCTTGGTGTTTTTTATTTTTTCAATTAGCTGGATCTAATTGGCTAACTTGATTATAAAACGCGCGACATATAATTCACCTCAGCTGTACGACTTTTTTGTATTAATACAAAAAAACACCACTTTCAATTAAGAAAGTAGCGCTTGATCGTGATTAATTTAATGCCGCTGGCAGGGGTCGAACCTGTACTTCCCGAAGGAAACAGCACCCTGAATGCTGCGCGTCTGCCAATTCCGCCACAGCGGCAAATTACTTTAGCACTTAAATAGTTTAGCATTTTCCCGGTAGTGAGGTCAAGTTTCTTTTATGTAAAAAGTATAAATAACCAATTCTAGTTAAACACAAACATTGACGCTCCCGTTTGACCTGCCTTATAATAGGAATACGGAATTTCATTAGGAGGAAATTATGCAAATTTTTACCCTTATTTTAGCCGCACTCATTGGTTTAGAGCACCTGGGAATCATGGCATTAGAAATATTCGCCGGACCCAAAAGTCAGGCCAAAGCGTTTGACATGCCACTTAACTTTGTGAAATTGCCAAACGCAAAGATTGCTTTAGGCAATCAAGGTATTTATAACGGTGCACTGGGATTGTTGATCCTAAGTAGTCTTTTTATTTTCAGCGGTACCGCTTTGACCACTTTACTTAAATTATTGATGCTTTTTATCATGATCGTTGCGCTTTACGGCGGCTTTACGGCGACCAAGAAAATCTTTGGTTTGCAATTTTTACCGGCCACGATTGTTTTCATCTTACTGTGGCTATAAAAAACGCCTAGGCAATTGACCTAGACGCTAACGGTTATTCTACTTCAGTAGTATTATCTTCAGTGTCATCAGCTTCGTCGTTGACGACTAAAACTTTGGTCATACTGTGCCGGACAACATAACTAGTTGTTGAGCCAAGCATGATCCGTGATAGCGCATCGACCCCACTTTTACCCATGACGATCAAATCGATATCGTATTTTTCTGGCAGTTCTTCAGCAATCGCTCTTTTAGGCATCCCGTTAGCTAAGATCGTGGTCACCTTAAGCCCCGCTGCTTTAGCGTCTGCTTCCGCTTCGTTCAAAATTTGTTGAGAACGATCTCGCATGTCGGAATAAAATTGGGCTGGTGCTGCCATACTGCCATACGCGACAAATTGTTGCTCATTGACGATGGAAGCAATAAACAGTTCCGCAGCAAATTTTTTCCCGAGTTCAATGGCCTCTTTCAAAGCGACTTCTGCGTTACGGCTACCGTCTAACGGAACTAAAATGTTTTGGTACATATCGGCACCTCTTTCGTTTTTGATAACCTTAGTATAC
This is a stretch of genomic DNA from Loigolactobacillus coryniformis subsp. coryniformis KCTC 3167 = DSM 20001. It encodes these proteins:
- a CDS encoding IS30 family transposase gives rise to the protein MQEQNTTVREKGHHLTSFERGRIATLHSQGYSNRAIARVIGVCHQTISNELRRGEIDQVKKVNGQRQYHREYSPEAAQAKYEANRMSCHRPLKLAGVADFIHYFTAHLHQDGWSPDAAVGRAKLEGLYQPEEMVSTKTLYHYIDAQLLEVRNLDLLEKNRRRTKHHHSPKHKRLAGRSIEDRPESIDQRQEFGHFELDTVVGKRNGQESVILTLIERQSRCQILRLIDGRDADSVNYELAKICQEYGHIMKSVTADNGAEFAAAGTVLDGVADLYYAHPYRSSERGTNEAHNRMIRRDVPKGLSMDTLGPSDIQAVEAKLNNLPRRQSGYQTPKELFSAAAG
- a CDS encoding DUF1304 domain-containing protein, whose product is MQIFTLILAALIGLEHLGIMALEIFAGPKSQAKAFDMPLNFVKLPNAKIALGNQGIYNGALGLLILSSLFIFSGTALTTLLKLLMLFIMIVALYGGFTATKKIFGLQFLPATIVFILLWL
- a CDS encoding universal stress protein; translation: MYQNILVPLDGSRNAEVALKEAIELGKKFAAELFIASIVNEQQFVAYGSMAAPAQFYSDMRDRSQQILNEAEADAKAAGLKVTTILANGMPKRAIAEELPEKYDIDLIVMGKSGVDALSRIMLGSTTSYVVRHSMTKVLVVNDEADDTEDNTTEVE